In Sulfurihydrogenibium subterraneum DSM 15120, one DNA window encodes the following:
- the serA gene encoding phosphoglycerate dehydrogenase, whose product MYKVLVTDDISPKGLEILNNDEMIDLDYQPEIKFNELLEIVKDYDAIITRSRTPVTKELLERAEKLKVVGRAGVGVDNVDLEEASRRGILVINTPGANTIGAAEITMAHLYAVLRKLHLAHKSMMEGYWDRKRFMGEELDGKVVGIIGLGNVGSQVAIRCKAAGSKVIAYDPYIPREKGERLGVELIDNLHDLIKMSDIITLHCPLTEETRNMIGKKEFDLMKKGVYFINCARGGIVDEDALYEAVKEGKIAGLGLDVFSKEPPDDRIRRLFEFPNISLSPHIGANTYESQDNVAIKIAQYVIAALKGQFVEVAVNAPFTITEGFENIKAYLELAEKLGSFLTQYAGGHFTEINVEVRGTIRDHIEPIVAFFLKGYLSPVLDTPVNIINAPFIAKERGINVVKSTREAGLNFKEFIKITAKSDGKEVVVGGTAFYDKLPRIMLVDNYWIDIEPYGVILMFENKDVPGVIGKLGTILARHNINIAGFRLGRLEKGKIALGALQLDDKLNEAVLEEIHQLPEIIKAKQVIL is encoded by the coding sequence ATGTATAAAGTTTTAGTCACAGATGATATATCTCCTAAAGGTTTGGAAATTCTCAATAACGATGAAATGATAGATCTTGATTATCAACCGGAAATAAAGTTTAACGAGCTTTTAGAAATAGTGAAAGATTACGATGCAATAATAACAAGAAGTAGAACTCCAGTCACAAAAGAACTTTTAGAAAGAGCTGAAAAATTAAAAGTAGTAGGAAGAGCTGGTGTAGGTGTAGATAATGTAGATTTAGAAGAAGCTTCAAGAAGAGGTATTTTAGTTATAAACACTCCGGGAGCTAACACCATAGGAGCTGCCGAAATTACAATGGCTCACCTCTACGCAGTTTTAAGAAAACTTCACTTAGCTCACAAATCCATGATGGAAGGTTATTGGGATAGAAAAAGATTTATGGGAGAAGAGCTTGACGGTAAAGTAGTAGGTATAATAGGTCTTGGAAACGTTGGGTCTCAAGTTGCTATAAGATGTAAAGCAGCTGGATCAAAAGTTATAGCTTACGACCCATACATACCAAGAGAGAAAGGAGAAAGACTTGGAGTTGAACTTATTGATAACTTACATGATTTGATAAAGATGTCAGATATAATCACACTTCATTGTCCTTTAACTGAAGAGACCAGAAATATGATAGGTAAAAAAGAATTTGATTTAATGAAAAAAGGCGTTTACTTTATAAACTGTGCAAGAGGGGGTATAGTTGACGAAGATGCTTTATACGAAGCTGTAAAAGAAGGTAAGATAGCTGGTCTTGGTTTAGACGTTTTCTCAAAAGAACCACCAGACGATAGAATAAGAAGACTTTTTGAGTTTCCAAACATAAGCTTATCTCCTCATATAGGAGCTAACACTTATGAGTCTCAAGATAATGTTGCAATCAAAATAGCTCAGTACGTAATAGCAGCGTTAAAAGGACAGTTTGTAGAAGTTGCAGTAAATGCACCGTTTACAATAACAGAAGGATTTGAAAACATAAAAGCATACCTTGAACTTGCAGAAAAGTTAGGAAGCTTCTTAACCCAGTATGCAGGCGGACACTTTACAGAAATAAATGTAGAAGTAAGAGGCACTATCAGAGACCATATAGAGCCTATTGTTGCATTTTTCTTAAAAGGATACTTATCTCCTGTTTTAGACACTCCAGTAAACATAATAAATGCACCATTTATAGCAAAAGAAAGAGGTATAAACGTAGTTAAATCTACAAGAGAAGCTGGACTTAACTTTAAAGAGTTTATTAAAATAACAGCAAAATCTGATGGTAAAGAAGTTGTAGTCGGTGGAACAGCGTTTTATGATAAATTACCAAGAATTATGCTTGTAGATAACTACTGGATAGATATTGAACCTTATGGTGTAATTTTAATGTTTGAAAACAAAGACGTTCCAGGAGTAATAGGAAAACTTGGAACAATTCTTGCAAGACATAATATAAACATAGCTGGATTTAGACTTGGAAGACTTGAGAAAGGAAAGATAGCCCTTGGAGCTCTACAACTTGACGATAAATTAAACGAAGCCGTTTTAGAAGAGATTCACCAACTACCTGAAATAATAAAAGCAAAACAAGTTATATTATAA